One genomic window of Elaeis guineensis isolate ETL-2024a chromosome 2, EG11, whole genome shotgun sequence includes the following:
- the LOC140855764 gene encoding uncharacterized protein, which yields MRRRGRYAGVQFQFSQTEAGTSSSAQQPEASSAAQHSEPCPSSSAQHDPPVHQPDDEIHVQDGSGRVCPRRGPTVVRNVWQMREGERIVVECNQLGQPIKKAACLLTSFLGTVARRPQLCPLGYAKWNDMLPTYKVELLRVIESKFVLPPSTHDFVMKSLNRKWKEYRAQLKKDYMRQGMTEEEVARNCPPDVPPHQWMELVHYWFSERAQTYSAIGRAARAAQSVPHTSRSKSYARLRQEFEDEHGREPGQVEFYRMTHTHQDGTFVRDESRDLYERATSLIAERDDESAASTQQSRIETEVFTELMGPERYGRVRGYGVGVTPTQLSEVSRYTQHAAADAQDSRVRRLEAEIQEIRQSRAAEMEEMRQSRAEMQAMRGQIDRLTSLLEMYGSSQAPGISGTRRDSGTSRGDNDDHPPAD from the exons atgcgtcgcaggggacgatatgctggtgtgcagttccagttttcacagacagaggccggtacgtcttcttcagcacagcagcctgaggccagttcagctgcacagcattctgagccctgtccttcatcatcagcacagcacgatcctcctgttcatcagccagatgatgagatacacgtgcagg acggatccgggagagtatgccccagacgcggacccacagtagtacgaaatgtgtggcagatgcgtgagggcgagaggattgttgtggagtgcaatcagctaggtcagccaattaagaaagctgcctgcttattgacttcatttttggggactgttgctcggaggcctcagctatgtccgttgggctatgcaaaatggaatgacatgcttccaacgtacaaagttgagctcctccgagttatagag agcaagtttgttctccctccatccactcatgattttgtaatgaagtctctcaaccgcaaatggaaagaatatagagcgcaattgaagaaggactatatgagacagggtatgacagaggaggaggttgctaggaattgtcctcctgatgtaccccctcatcagtggatggagttggttcattattggttctccgagagggcacag acttattctgctattggtagagctgcacgagcagctcagtctgttcctcatacatcgaggtcgaagagttatgcacgactccgacaggagttt gaggatgagcatgggagggaacccggacaagtggagttttaccggatgactcatactcatcaggatggtacttttgttcgagatgagtcgagagatttatat gagagggctacatctctcattgcggagcgtgacgacgagtccgcagcatctacgcagcagagccgtatcgagaccGAGgtcttcacagagttgatgggaccagagcgctacggccgagtgaggggttatggagtaggagtcacccccactcagttatctgaggttagtagatatacgcagcatgctgcagcagatgctcaggattcacgcgttcgcagactcgaggcggagatacaggagattagacagagtcgtgccgctgagatggaggagatgcgacagagccgtgccgagatgcaggccatgaggggacagattgatcgccttacatctttattagagatgtatggttcatctcag gctcctggcatatcaggcacccgtcgagatagcggcacgtcacgtggagacaacgacgaccatccgcctgcagattga